One Prevotella intermedia ATCC 25611 = DSM 20706 DNA window includes the following coding sequences:
- a CDS encoding 2-oxoacid:acceptor oxidoreductase family protein, whose amino-acid sequence MKKEIIISGFGGQGVLSMGKILAYSGLMEDKEVTWMPAYGPEQRGGTANVTVIVSDERISSPILSKYDVAIVLNQPSLEKFEEKVKPGGILIYDGFGILNPPTRTDIKVYCIDAMNKAAEMKNSKVFNMIVLGGLLKVCPIISMEGLNKALFKTLPERHHHLIPLNMEAVEIGGSIIKEVQK is encoded by the coding sequence ATGAAGAAAGAGATTATAATTAGCGGTTTCGGAGGACAAGGCGTTCTCTCTATGGGAAAAATATTAGCCTATTCGGGACTTATGGAAGACAAAGAGGTAACATGGATGCCCGCTTACGGTCCTGAACAACGTGGCGGAACTGCAAATGTTACGGTCATTGTAAGCGACGAACGTATATCATCTCCTATTTTAAGTAAGTATGATGTTGCGATTGTGTTGAACCAACCCTCACTCGAAAAATTTGAGGAAAAGGTAAAACCGGGTGGCATACTTATATATGATGGATTTGGAATACTGAATCCACCCACTCGTACCGACATAAAAGTTTATTGCATTGATGCAATGAACAAGGCTGCTGAAATGAAAAACTCTAAAGTTTTCAATATGATAGTACTTGGCGGACTGCTCAAGGTTTGTCCTATTATAAGTATGGAAGGATTAAACAAAGCATTGTTCAAGACACTACCCGAACGCCACCATCACTTAATTCCTTTAAATATGGAAGCCGTAGAAATTGGTGGCAGCATAATAAAAGAAGTGCAAAAGTAA
- a CDS encoding 3-methyl-2-oxobutanoate dehydrogenase subunit VorB produces the protein MAEQEVTLMKGNEAIAHAAIRCGADGYFGYPITPQSEIIETFALLKPWETTGMVVLQAESETSSINMIYGGAGTGKRVLTSSSSPGIALMQEGISYMAGAELPGVFVNVQRGGPGLGTIQPSQSDYFQATRGGGNGDYNVIVLAPNSVQEMADFVDLAFELAFKYRNPAMILSDGVIGQMMEKVVLPPIKPRRTEEEIEKECPWASMGRKVGREPNVITSLELKSEVMEKRNLHLQEKYKTIRETETRFETNLCEDADYIIVSFGSASRIGEKAVELAREQSLKVGLFRPITLWPFPSKELVEISKGKKGILVSEINAGQMVQDVKLAIDGALPVAHFGRLGGIVPDPEEIVEALKDKLIK, from the coding sequence ATGGCAGAACAAGAAGTAACATTAATGAAAGGCAACGAAGCCATAGCGCACGCTGCCATACGTTGTGGTGCAGATGGATATTTCGGCTATCCTATTACCCCACAGAGTGAAATAATTGAAACATTCGCACTGCTGAAACCATGGGAAACAACAGGCATGGTTGTATTGCAAGCTGAAAGCGAAACATCATCAATCAATATGATTTATGGTGGTGCAGGTACTGGAAAGCGAGTACTGACGTCTTCGTCTTCACCAGGTATAGCACTGATGCAAGAAGGCATTAGCTACATGGCAGGTGCAGAATTGCCAGGCGTTTTCGTAAACGTACAGCGTGGAGGCCCGGGCTTGGGCACTATCCAGCCAAGTCAGAGCGACTATTTCCAAGCCACAAGAGGCGGTGGAAATGGCGACTACAATGTGATTGTATTGGCACCAAACTCTGTTCAAGAGATGGCAGACTTTGTAGATTTGGCTTTTGAACTGGCGTTTAAGTATCGCAATCCTGCGATGATTCTTTCAGACGGAGTTATCGGTCAGATGATGGAAAAGGTTGTATTGCCGCCGATAAAACCACGCCGCACAGAAGAAGAAATAGAAAAAGAATGCCCATGGGCAAGTATGGGACGTAAAGTAGGACGCGAACCAAACGTCATTACATCGCTTGAGCTGAAATCGGAAGTAATGGAAAAGAGAAACTTACACTTACAAGAGAAGTATAAGACCATTCGAGAAACCGAGACACGCTTTGAGACAAATCTGTGCGAAGACGCTGACTACATCATTGTAAGTTTCGGCAGTGCTTCCCGTATAGGCGAAAAAGCAGTAGAGCTTGCACGCGAACAAAGCCTGAAGGTTGGGCTATTCCGCCCTATCACTCTATGGCCATTCCCAAGTAAAGAGCTTGTAGAAATCTCAAAAGGCAAGAAAGGAATATTAGTAAGCGAGATTAATGCTGGCCAAATGGTTCAAGACGTGAAACTCGCCATCGATGGTGCCCTTCCAGTTGCACACTTTGGAAGATTGGGTGGTATCGTTCCTGACCCAGAAGAGATTGTAGAAGCACTAAAAGATAAACTTATAAAATAA
- a CDS encoding thiamine pyrophosphate-dependent enzyme produces the protein MAANNIISPENLVYAKPKLMNDTTMHYCPGCSHGVVHKLVAEVIADMGMEEKTIGVSPVGCAVFAYRYIDIDWQEAAHGRAPAVATGIKRLWPDRLVFTYQGDGDLACIGTAETIHALNRGENITIIFINNAIYGMTGGQMAPTTLIGQKTATCPFGRTPDIHGYPLNMTDLASRLEGTCYVTRQSVDTVASINKAKKAIRKAFEASMLGKGSSLVEIVATCNSGWKLSPAQANEWMRENMFPHYQKGDLKDETGI, from the coding sequence ATGGCAGCAAATAATATAATTTCACCAGAAAACTTGGTGTACGCAAAACCCAAACTAATGAACGACACGACAATGCACTATTGTCCAGGTTGTTCGCATGGTGTTGTGCATAAGCTCGTAGCAGAGGTTATTGCCGACATGGGTATGGAAGAAAAAACAATTGGAGTAAGTCCTGTCGGCTGTGCAGTATTCGCTTACCGCTATATTGACATTGATTGGCAAGAAGCAGCACACGGAAGAGCACCCGCAGTAGCCACTGGTATCAAACGTCTTTGGCCAGACCGCTTGGTATTTACATATCAAGGCGATGGCGACTTGGCTTGTATCGGAACAGCAGAGACGATACACGCTCTCAACAGAGGTGAGAACATTACAATCATCTTCATAAATAATGCAATCTATGGAATGACTGGAGGACAAATGGCACCAACTACCTTGATAGGTCAGAAAACAGCTACTTGCCCCTTCGGACGAACTCCAGACATACACGGTTATCCGCTCAACATGACCGACTTGGCAAGCCGATTAGAAGGAACTTGCTATGTTACCCGACAAAGTGTTGATACCGTTGCATCTATCAATAAAGCAAAGAAAGCCATTCGTAAGGCTTTCGAGGCAAGTATGCTGGGTAAGGGCAGCTCACTTGTTGAAATTGTAGCCACATGTAATAGTGGTTGGAAACTTTCTCCAGCACAAGCCAACGAATGGATGCGCGAGAATATGTTCCCCCATTATCAAAAGGGCGACCTTAAAGATGAAACGGGAATATAA
- a CDS encoding DUF4339 domain-containing protein has product MEYYINIDNEKRGPYSIKELAERGIEATTLVLPDGSEDWTPAWQIEELRVILMGNLNENAQQTGNKDNVLECDAVVDGEPVNEIPHVEARPVADAYVEEATPEKHKKQHGCLTGILVSLVAFVCLLIFTCPSAEEHKRVLSDVVTSTVNDAATAVAKDADNDIFSKALQTVNDVFTKKVVDAAMDNLISVDNYFVCSVGKVHFGGKSYIVSLGVLNHVFTLNKEQLKLATEKYYKKAEIDVQSELQKEAEKLLKENVITPATDKIKEMAGSAVDELLDDLGFSSKRKSSDANSGLPEDSI; this is encoded by the coding sequence ATGGAATATTATATTAATATTGACAATGAAAAGCGGGGTCCTTATAGCATAAAGGAACTTGCTGAACGAGGTATAGAAGCTACTACGTTGGTGTTGCCTGACGGCTCGGAAGACTGGACGCCTGCGTGGCAAATAGAAGAGTTGCGAGTAATATTAATGGGAAACCTGAATGAAAACGCTCAACAAACTGGTAATAAAGATAATGTGTTAGAGTGTGATGCGGTTGTCGATGGTGAGCCTGTCAATGAAATTCCGCACGTAGAAGCCCGCCCCGTAGCAGATGCTTATGTCGAAGAAGCCACCCCTGAAAAGCATAAAAAGCAGCACGGCTGTCTTACAGGCATTTTGGTTTCGCTTGTGGCATTTGTTTGTCTGCTAATCTTCACTTGTCCTTCGGCTGAAGAACATAAGCGGGTTTTGTCTGATGTTGTAACCTCTACGGTGAACGATGCTGCCACTGCAGTGGCTAAAGATGCTGACAACGACATCTTTTCAAAGGCATTGCAGACGGTCAATGATGTGTTTACGAAGAAAGTCGTAGACGCTGCTATGGACAATTTGATAAGTGTTGATAACTATTTTGTGTGCTCGGTGGGCAAGGTTCACTTTGGTGGAAAAAGCTATATTGTTTCGTTGGGCGTACTCAATCATGTGTTCACACTGAACAAAGAACAGCTGAAATTGGCAACAGAAAAGTATTACAAGAAAGCAGAAATAGATGTTCAATCAGAACTTCAAAAGGAAGCAGAAAAGCTATTGAAAGAGAATGTAATAACTCCTGCTACTGATAAGATTAAAGAGATGGCTGGTTCGGCTGTTGATGAACTGCTTGATGACTTAGGATTTTCGTCGAAACGCAAATCTTCTGATGCTAATTCGGGCTTGCCAGAAGACTCTATTTAA
- the ligA gene encoding NAD-dependent DNA ligase LigA, with product MQEDKLATMKELVDKLNKASDTYYNGRAEMMSDHEWDAAFDQLKRLEEETGTILPDSPTANVSADSIAGEKEEHEYPALSLAKTKSTAELAKWAEGKPIWLSWKLDGLTLVATYDNGKLSKVVTRGNGHIGTNITHLASAIEGILPQIDNTGHIVIRGEAIISYTDFNVFNMEMGEEYANPRNLASGSLTLKNIEAVKSRHIRWIPFTLVHTDEDIESWGSQMDFLEQLGFKTVEHEQITHPTQESIDEVIQKWTVKLNTFDYPVDGLVISYDDTIYATSGSVTGHHATRAGYAFKWQDESAATELEHIEWSCAASTISPVAVFKPVSLEGTTVKRASLCNISECERLGIGDKGTKIEVIKANKIIPKVINVTETVGTLAIPHTCPVCKAATEVVESESSATKTLHCTNPDCAAKQLKKFARFVSKEGVNIDGLSEQTVQKFINLGWVKEYADLFHLDEHANELRTMEGFGSKSVSNLLKSIEKARTVEAKNFLYALFIPLVGQDVCARLLSAYPLSELISTAQTTTDLAVFSTISGIGPEKSTSFVKWLQDEKNKNIVEHLLAELEIKEAAPIEKGSLCNGLTFVVTGDVHHYKNRNELKAYIESQGGKVTGSVSKSTNYLINNDINSTSGKNQKARQLGIDIISEEEFINKFTNN from the coding sequence ATGCAAGAAGACAAATTAGCAACGATGAAGGAACTTGTTGATAAGCTCAACAAGGCTTCCGATACATATTACAACGGTCGGGCAGAAATGATGTCGGACCACGAATGGGACGCAGCTTTCGACCAACTGAAACGTTTGGAGGAAGAAACGGGCACTATCCTACCCGACTCACCAACAGCCAACGTTAGCGCAGACAGCATAGCGGGCGAAAAGGAAGAACACGAATACCCTGCCCTTTCGCTTGCCAAGACAAAGAGTACAGCCGAACTTGCCAAATGGGCAGAAGGCAAACCCATTTGGCTTTCGTGGAAATTAGACGGTCTTACCTTGGTTGCTACATACGACAATGGCAAGTTGTCGAAGGTAGTAACGCGTGGCAACGGGCACATCGGCACCAATATCACGCATCTTGCAAGTGCCATTGAAGGCATTTTGCCACAGATTGACAACACAGGACACATCGTTATCCGTGGCGAAGCCATCATCAGCTACACCGACTTCAACGTGTTCAATATGGAAATGGGCGAAGAATATGCCAACCCACGCAACCTTGCATCGGGCTCGCTCACGCTGAAAAACATCGAAGCCGTGAAGTCGCGACACATTCGCTGGATACCTTTCACATTGGTTCATACCGACGAGGACATTGAATCGTGGGGAAGTCAGATGGACTTCTTGGAACAATTAGGCTTCAAAACGGTAGAACACGAACAGATAACCCACCCTACGCAGGAAAGTATAGACGAGGTTATACAGAAGTGGACTGTCAAGTTGAACACCTTCGACTACCCTGTCGATGGTCTGGTTATTTCGTACGACGACACCATATATGCCACTTCGGGAAGCGTTACAGGGCACCACGCCACACGGGCAGGCTATGCTTTCAAGTGGCAGGACGAGAGTGCTGCGACCGAACTAGAACATATAGAATGGTCGTGTGCAGCCTCAACCATCTCGCCCGTTGCTGTTTTCAAACCTGTAAGTTTAGAAGGAACAACCGTAAAACGTGCAAGTCTTTGCAACATATCGGAGTGCGAACGATTGGGAATAGGCGACAAGGGCACCAAAATAGAAGTGATAAAAGCCAACAAGATTATTCCAAAGGTTATCAACGTTACAGAAACCGTCGGCACACTCGCCATTCCGCATACCTGCCCAGTGTGCAAGGCTGCCACCGAAGTGGTGGAAAGCGAAAGCAGTGCCACCAAGACGCTGCACTGCACCAACCCAGACTGCGCTGCAAAACAGCTGAAAAAGTTTGCCCGCTTTGTATCAAAAGAGGGTGTAAACATCGACGGACTTTCCGAACAAACCGTGCAGAAGTTCATCAATCTTGGTTGGGTGAAAGAATATGCCGACCTTTTTCATTTAGACGAACACGCCAACGAACTTCGCACAATGGAAGGTTTTGGAAGCAAAAGCGTTTCAAATTTGCTGAAATCGATAGAGAAAGCAAGAACCGTAGAGGCTAAGAACTTTCTGTACGCATTGTTTATTCCACTCGTAGGACAAGATGTTTGCGCACGTTTGCTTTCGGCTTATCCCCTATCAGAACTCATTTCAACTGCACAAACCACCACCGACTTGGCCGTATTCTCTACCATTTCGGGCATTGGCCCCGAGAAAAGCACAAGTTTCGTGAAGTGGTTGCAAGACGAGAAAAACAAGAACATTGTTGAACACTTGCTTGCCGAACTCGAAATCAAAGAGGCTGCACCTATCGAAAAAGGCTCTCTGTGCAACGGACTGACCTTCGTTGTTACAGGCGATGTGCACCATTACAAGAACCGAAACGAGCTGAAAGCTTACATAGAAAGCCAAGGCGGAAAGGTTACGGGCAGCGTATCGAAATCGACAAACTACCTTATCAACAACGATATAAACAGCACATCGGGCAAGAATCAAAAGGCACGACAACTTGGAATAGACATTATTTCGGAAGAAGAGTTTATCAATAAATTCACAAACAATTAA
- the ffh gene encoding signal recognition particle protein, which yields MFENLSDRLDRSFKILKGEGKITEINVAETLKDVRRALLDADVNYKVAKTFTDTVKQKALGMNVLTAVKPGQLMVKIVHDELAELMGGDAVGIKLENKPAIILMSGLQGSGKTTFSGKLANLLKTKEHKKPLLVACDVYRPAAIQQLNVVGESVGVPVYSEPENKNVNAIAENAIKQAKANGNDVVIIDTAGRLAVDAEMMDEIESLKNHVNPDEVLFVVDSMTGQDAVNTAKEFNDRLNFDGVVLTKLDGDTRGGAALSIRTVVTKPIKFIGTGEKMEALDVFHPSRMADRILGMGDVVSLVERAQEQFDEEEAKRLQKKIQKNKFDFNDFYNQIQQIKKMGNLKDLAAMIPGVGKAIRDVDIDDNAFKGIEAIIQSMTPKERTNPEVLNNSRRQRIAKGSGTNIQEVNRLVKQFEQTRKMMKMVTGSKMAGMMGKMKNMPGMPKMPKL from the coding sequence ATGTTTGAAAATTTAAGTGACCGTCTTGACCGCTCCTTTAAAATATTGAAGGGTGAAGGCAAGATTACGGAAATAAACGTAGCGGAAACGCTGAAAGATGTTCGTAGGGCATTGTTAGATGCCGACGTCAATTACAAAGTTGCAAAAACGTTTACCGATACCGTAAAGCAAAAGGCTTTGGGTATGAACGTATTGACAGCCGTAAAGCCTGGACAGCTTATGGTGAAAATCGTTCACGACGAGTTGGCAGAATTGATGGGCGGCGATGCCGTAGGAATAAAATTAGAAAACAAGCCTGCTATCATCTTGATGAGCGGTTTGCAAGGTTCGGGTAAGACAACCTTTTCGGGTAAGTTAGCGAACCTTCTGAAAACAAAAGAGCACAAGAAGCCACTGCTTGTAGCCTGCGACGTATATCGTCCTGCTGCTATTCAGCAACTCAATGTTGTAGGCGAATCGGTAGGCGTACCTGTATATAGCGAACCTGAAAACAAGAACGTGAATGCCATTGCAGAGAATGCTATCAAGCAAGCAAAGGCAAATGGAAACGATGTGGTTATCATCGACACCGCTGGTCGCTTGGCGGTTGATGCGGAAATGATGGACGAAATAGAAAGTCTGAAGAACCATGTAAACCCTGACGAAGTATTGTTCGTTGTGGACTCGATGACGGGTCAGGACGCAGTAAATACAGCAAAGGAATTTAACGACAGATTGAACTTCGACGGAGTTGTACTTACAAAGCTCGACGGCGATACACGCGGTGGTGCCGCACTGTCTATTCGTACAGTCGTAACAAAGCCTATCAAGTTCATCGGTACAGGCGAAAAGATGGAAGCACTCGATGTTTTCCACCCCAGCCGAATGGCAGACCGTATCTTGGGAATGGGCGATGTTGTTTCGCTTGTTGAACGTGCGCAAGAGCAATTCGACGAGGAAGAGGCGAAAAGACTGCAGAAGAAGATTCAGAAAAATAAATTCGACTTCAACGATTTCTACAACCAGATACAGCAAATCAAGAAGATGGGTAATCTGAAAGACCTTGCTGCAATGATTCCAGGTGTAGGAAAAGCCATTCGCGACGTAGATATTGACGACAATGCATTCAAGGGTATAGAGGCCATCATACAGAGTATGACACCAAAGGAAAGAACAAACCCAGAGGTGTTGAACAATTCTCGCCGTCAGCGCATTGCAAAAGGCTCAGGCACGAATATACAAGAGGTGAACAGACTTGTAAAACAATTCGAGCAAACACGCAAGATGATGAAAATGGTTACAGGTTCTAAGATGGCAGGAATGATGGGCAAGATGAAGAATATGCCTGGTATGCCAAAGATGCCGAAACTATAA
- the nhaD gene encoding sodium:proton antiporter NhaD: MSILTIAIVIVFVLGYALIATESLVKIDKAAIALLMFVFCWTLYMFDPAPFVQLMHAGNASEWTGNITEFVNKLIIEHLGDTATTLFFLMGAMTIVEIVDQNGGFNWVKNVMRTKSKRALLWRIACMTFILSAILDNLTTSIVMIMILRKLINNKEDRMVYAALVIIAANSGGAFSPIGDVTTIMLWNAGTITAAGVISEIFIPSVVSMVIPAFIMQYMLKGELAIAAQSETETAELGEFGSKQRKTVFIVGVGGLCFVPIFKSITHLPPFVGIMLVLGVLWTVTELFYRHLHRTKGDGVSFAKRVTNLLSRIDISTILFFLGILMAVACLQEIGVLMNLGKSLNTIFDENHYAVTGIIGVLSSIVDNVPLVAGSMGMYPIQAVGDMAVDGIFWQLLAYCAGVGGSMLIIGSAAGVIVMGLEKITFGWYMKKITWIAFVGYLAGILSYYIIRTYIFTTPL, translated from the coding sequence ATGTCTATATTAACAATCGCGATTGTCATCGTTTTTGTTCTTGGCTACGCATTGATAGCCACGGAGAGCTTAGTGAAAATAGACAAGGCTGCCATTGCCTTGTTGATGTTTGTATTTTGTTGGACATTGTATATGTTCGACCCTGCGCCATTTGTTCAGTTGATGCACGCTGGAAACGCTTCAGAGTGGACAGGCAACATTACAGAGTTTGTTAATAAACTCATTATAGAACATTTGGGCGATACTGCAACAACACTGTTCTTCTTGATGGGAGCGATGACAATAGTTGAAATAGTAGACCAAAATGGCGGTTTCAACTGGGTAAAGAATGTTATGAGGACGAAGTCGAAGCGCGCTCTGTTATGGCGTATAGCTTGTATGACCTTCATTCTGTCGGCTATTTTGGACAACTTGACGACAAGTATCGTTATGATAATGATACTTCGCAAGCTCATCAACAATAAGGAAGACCGTATGGTTTATGCGGCATTGGTTATTATTGCAGCCAATTCGGGTGGCGCATTCTCGCCAATAGGCGATGTTACAACAATTATGTTGTGGAACGCTGGTACGATTACAGCGGCAGGAGTTATCAGCGAAATCTTCATACCTTCAGTTGTTTCTATGGTCATTCCTGCATTTATTATGCAATATATGCTCAAAGGCGAACTTGCTATTGCAGCTCAATCGGAAACAGAAACTGCGGAATTGGGCGAGTTTGGAAGTAAACAGCGAAAGACAGTCTTTATTGTTGGTGTGGGCGGTCTCTGCTTTGTTCCAATCTTTAAGTCGATAACCCATCTTCCACCGTTTGTTGGTATTATGCTTGTATTGGGTGTATTGTGGACTGTAACCGAATTGTTTTATCGTCATTTGCATCGCACAAAGGGTGATGGCGTGAGCTTTGCGAAGCGTGTAACTAATCTTTTATCACGTATAGACATCTCTACCATTTTGTTCTTCCTTGGTATTTTGATGGCTGTTGCTTGCTTGCAAGAGATTGGGGTATTGATGAATCTTGGCAAATCATTGAATACGATATTCGACGAGAATCACTATGCCGTAACAGGTATTATTGGTGTGCTTTCTTCTATCGTAGATAATGTACCTTTGGTAGCAGGAAGTATGGGTATGTATCCTATTCAAGCTGTGGGCGATATGGCTGTCGATGGAATCTTCTGGCAGTTGCTTGCTTATTGTGCGGGTGTTGGTGGCTCTATGCTTATTATCGGTAGTGCGGCTGGTGTTATCGTTATGGGCTTGGAAAAGATAACATTCGGTTGGTATATGAAGAAGATTACTTGGATTGCTTTTGTAGGTTATTTGGCAGGTATTCTTTCTTATTACATCATTCGTACGTATATTTTCACTACTCCATTGTAA
- a CDS encoding (deoxy)nucleoside triphosphate pyrophosphohydrolase has product MEKKQINVVCAVIRKGYRYLCTQRLRKGPDYTAERWEFPGGKVKPNESDHEALRREIKEEMDWDVYVGGQLGSITYEYPDFIITLTAYDCMARNYDFKLLAHIDAKWLKRGEFDSLEWTAADKELIKEVWK; this is encoded by the coding sequence ATGGAAAAGAAACAAATAAATGTAGTTTGTGCAGTTATCCGTAAAGGATACAGATACCTTTGCACGCAACGACTTAGAAAAGGCCCTGACTATACTGCTGAACGTTGGGAATTTCCAGGTGGAAAAGTAAAACCAAACGAAAGCGACCACGAAGCATTGCGCCGAGAAATAAAGGAAGAAATGGATTGGGACGTCTACGTTGGTGGGCAATTGGGAAGCATAACCTACGAATATCCCGACTTCATCATCACCCTTACAGCATACGACTGTATGGCACGCAACTACGATTTCAAACTCCTTGCACACATTGATGCGAAATGGTTGAAGCGAGGAGAGTTCGATTCTTTAGAATGGACGGCAGCCGACAAAGAGCTTATAAAGGAGGTATGGAAATAA
- a CDS encoding ferredoxin family protein yields the protein MSKMKGAIVVNSDRCKGCQLCIVACPKDVIDIAQKKVNSHGYAYVEPAHIDLCIGCAACATVCPDGCITVYRKRVEE from the coding sequence ATGAGCAAGATGAAAGGAGCAATTGTCGTAAACTCCGACAGATGCAAAGGATGCCAATTGTGTATTGTTGCATGTCCAAAAGATGTAATAGACATAGCTCAGAAAAAAGTTAATAGCCACGGATACGCATATGTTGAACCTGCACATATTGACTTGTGCATAGGTTGTGCGGCATGTGCAACAGTGTGTCCGGACGGTTGTATCACAGTATACAGAAAAAGAGTGGAGGAATAA
- the folD gene encoding bifunctional methylenetetrahydrofolate dehydrogenase/methenyltetrahydrofolate cyclohydrolase FolD — protein sequence MDYKLIDGKATATAIKKEIAEEVRKIVEAGGKQPHLAAVLVGHDGGSETYVKNKVLACEACGFKSSLIRFESDVTEEELLACVDKLNNDDDVDGFIMQLPLPAHIDEQKIIMAVDYRKDVDGFHPINVGRMSIGLPCFISATPLGMLTLLQHYNIPTSGKKCVVLGRSNIVGKPMAQLMMQKQFGDATVTVCHSRSKTLKEECLAADIIIAAIGKPEFVTADMVKEGAVVLDVGTTRVPAPSRPSGFRLTGDVKFDEVAPKCSYITPVPGGVGPMTICSLMKNTLAAGKKEYYK from the coding sequence ATGGATTACAAACTTATCGACGGAAAAGCTACCGCAACAGCTATTAAAAAGGAAATTGCGGAAGAAGTACGCAAAATCGTTGAGGCTGGTGGAAAGCAGCCACATCTCGCAGCCGTACTCGTAGGACACGACGGCGGAAGCGAAACTTACGTAAAGAACAAAGTGCTTGCCTGCGAGGCTTGCGGTTTCAAATCTTCGCTGATTCGTTTTGAAAGCGATGTTACGGAAGAAGAATTGCTCGCTTGCGTAGACAAATTGAATAACGACGATGATGTTGATGGATTTATCATGCAACTTCCATTGCCAGCACACATCGACGAACAGAAGATTATCATGGCAGTAGACTATCGCAAGGATGTCGATGGTTTCCACCCAATCAATGTTGGACGTATGTCTATTGGCTTGCCTTGCTTCATTTCTGCTACACCATTAGGTATGCTGACTTTGCTTCAACACTACAACATTCCAACTTCAGGAAAGAAGTGTGTTGTGCTCGGAAGAAGCAATATCGTAGGTAAACCAATGGCACAGCTGATGATGCAAAAGCAGTTCGGTGATGCTACTGTTACCGTATGCCACTCACGTTCAAAGACTTTGAAGGAAGAGTGCTTGGCAGCTGACATTATCATCGCAGCTATCGGTAAGCCCGAATTTGTTACAGCCGATATGGTAAAAGAAGGTGCTGTCGTACTCGACGTAGGTACTACCCGCGTTCCAGCCCCATCTCGACCAAGCGGTTTCCGCTTGACAGGCGATGTTAAGTTCGACGAGGTCGCACCAAAATGCTCTTACATTACACCAGTTCCAGGCGGTGTAGGTCCTATGACCATCTGTTCCTTGATGAAAAACACACTTGCAGCGGGCAAGAAGGAATACTATAAATAA
- a CDS encoding tetratricopeptide repeat protein: MTAEEYFREGNEYRKKGDFKSAMNCYLEAIELDPESPALEAKKMLEDIFNFYNKDAYNP; this comes from the coding sequence ATGACCGCGGAAGAATATTTCCGAGAGGGCAACGAGTACAGAAAGAAAGGCGATTTTAAAAGTGCAATGAATTGTTATTTAGAGGCTATAGAACTCGACCCAGAGTCTCCAGCCTTGGAAGCAAAGAAAATGCTAGAAGACATTTTTAATTTTTACAACAAGGACGCTTATAATCCTTAA
- a CDS encoding B3/4 domain-containing protein: MEIIVSNEIETVCPNFVGACVEARVKNSQYSQPLWDEINTLEAKFKAELTTETLKDISGIAATRRVYRACGKDPSRYRPASEALIRRVLQGKALYQIDTLVDLINLASMAFGYSIGGFDADKFVGNTLTLGIGKEGEPYEGIGRGMINIHGLPVYRDEIGGVGTPTSDHERTKITIDTTHLLVLINGYDGNEASVRQNAEFIQQLLQKYCESDGGTYHIYK, translated from the coding sequence ATGGAAATAATAGTAAGCAACGAAATAGAAACCGTTTGTCCCAATTTTGTAGGTGCTTGCGTTGAAGCCAGAGTGAAAAACTCGCAGTACAGCCAACCGCTTTGGGACGAAATAAATACGCTTGAAGCGAAATTCAAAGCCGAACTTACCACCGAAACACTGAAAGACATATCGGGCATTGCTGCCACTCGCCGTGTTTACCGTGCCTGTGGCAAAGACCCTTCGCGCTATCGCCCTGCATCTGAAGCACTTATAAGGCGTGTGTTGCAAGGTAAAGCTCTCTATCAGATAGACACATTGGTAGACCTTATCAACCTTGCCTCTATGGCATTCGGTTACAGCATTGGTGGTTTTGACGCCGACAAGTTCGTGGGCAACACGCTCACATTGGGCATTGGCAAAGAAGGAGAACCTTACGAGGGCATCGGACGAGGTATGATAAACATTCACGGACTGCCTGTCTATCGGGACGAAATAGGCGGAGTGGGCACACCGACTTCCGACCACGAACGCACAAAGATAACCATCGACACCACCCACCTGTTGGTATTAATCAACGGATACGACGGCAACGAAGCGTCGGTAAGGCAAAATGCGGAGTTCATTCAACAGCTTTTGCAGAAGTATTGCGAAAGCGACGGTGGCACTTACCATATATATAAATAG